The Desulfuromonas thiophila genome contains the following window.
TCCACGAAGGTCATCACGGCTTCGCGAACGTCGGTGATGTTACGGAAAACCCGGCCATAGATGGCCTGCTCTTTCAAGGTGCGGTTGAACCGTTCGGCAACTCCATTGGTCTGGGGTTCGGCAACAAAGGCAAAGCTGGGAGTGATCCCCCAGAACTTGATCTGGTTCTGAAAATGGTCTGAGAGGTACTGGGTGCCGTGATCCATGCGCAGGGATAGCCCTCGGGCAATTCCTT
Protein-coding sequences here:
- a CDS encoding integrase core domain-containing protein → GIARGLSLRMDHGTQYLSDHFQNQIKFWGITPSFAFVAEPQTNGVAERFNRTLKEQAIYGRVFRNITDVREAVMTFVELYNSEWRVEKNGFRSPDEIRQAA